Sequence from the Segatella copri genome:
ATATTCTATTACCATTACCGATTTCTAACTTCAGATATCCATTGTGCTTCGGGTTATAGTTGAATGTCAATGGTATATTGAAATAAAATCTGTGTTGTTTCATACTGTAACCTCCTTTAAAGCGAAGCCCCAATTCCAGATTTTCTGTAAACCTGTAGCCTCCCTTCAGGTCAAACTTGTATACAATTCCTTTTCGCTCGGAGTATCCCATATAGAGTGGGTTGAGAATAGGACTGATACGGAAGTAGCCTTGGTTTTGCTTTCCGAAGCCTTGGGAAATCCTGTTTAATACATTGTCACCGATAACATCCCAAAGTATGTCTTTTGCAAAGTTTTTCTCTGGTGTGTTGTTATTCAAGGAATCTGTTATTTGTTTTCTTTTTTCATAGAATTTTTTGTATATGTCAGCCTCATCTTGGTTTAACTCAATTGGGCGCACTTTTGCCATTAATGCTGTGTCGGCAACATTATTGAGTGAATCACTTAATATTTTCGGCAGTCCGTATACAGTTGTATACATGCCCGTTATCTTGTTACCCATAAAACTGAAGTTGGCTCTCATGCTGCACCTTGCAGGAGAAAGTGAACCAAATCCGTCTTTACCCATAATAATAGAGATATAAAAACGGGTCATATCATATTCGCCCTCAAAGTCTACCATGCTTATCTTTCCGCTTTGGGAATCAACAATGGCACGTGCTTCAATAACTTGGGTGTTTTTGAGACGTGGATATACGTAGACTTGTGCTTTGCCGAATGGTAATTGGGTGACGGCATATTTATAATATCTGCGATTCTTATAGTGGAAAGGAGAAAGAATATTCGTCTCGAAAAGTGTTTCTCCATATACCGTTGGAGTCATGTATTTCAAAACAGATGACAATGTGTTGCTTCTATGCGGAATGGTGCTTATGTTCAGCAAACGCTTGGCAACTGGTCTGCCATTTGCGTCTAGCGTCATTTGGTTATAATACTCGCTGATGAATCTTCTGCCACCGCCATGAGCCACCGCATACATTGTCGGTACTAGCATGAGCGTTGCATTGCGTTTGTTTGTTTTGATTTGAAATTTAGTGTAGGCATAACTCTTGTGCTCAGCTCTACCTGTTGTGTCAACAGATTGTGAATATTTAAATACCAAACACATCACCGAGTCACTAAAGGTGTCTCTCGGTGACATTC
This genomic interval carries:
- a CDS encoding DUF5686 family protein codes for the protein MKKYQTHIILTIIFCMMAFAAHARRMSPRDTFSDSVMCLVFKYSQSVDTTGRAEHKSYAYTKFQIKTNKRNATLMLVPTMYAVAHGGGRRFISEYYNQMTLDANGRPVAKRLLNISTIPHRSNTLSSVLKYMTPTVYGETLFETNILSPFHYKNRRYYKYAVTQLPFGKAQVYVYPRLKNTQVIEARAIVDSQSGKISMVDFEGEYDMTRFYISIIMGKDGFGSLSPARCSMRANFSFMGNKITGMYTTVYGLPKILSDSLNNVADTALMAKVRPIELNQDEADIYKKFYEKRKQITDSLNNNTPEKNFAKDILWDVIGDNVLNRISQGFGKQNQGYFRISPILNPLYMGYSERKGIVYKFDLKGGYRFTENLELGLRFKGGYSMKQHRFYFNIPLTFNYNPKHNGYLKLEIGNGNRISNNRVARKMLGISKPEDNDFLYPLFSEYPGLSLPEISTDIDANNRKLTEFKDDYLRLTNHWSFNDYIGFEVGLVSHQRKAVVESFYKQFNYPSKYVSVAPAVALELLPWGKKGSIFKIDYEKGWKNLLGSNIDYERVEVDAQTIFQASRRQSYSVRLGAGFYTRKGDHWDFVDYTNFHDNNIPGGWNDSWSGEFELLPSQWYNASDYYVRGNFTYEAPMIATAWLPLIGKYIEAERLYVSSLVVNHLHPYTEWGYGVTTRAITLGIFAAFKNTKFNGIGCRFGFELFRDW